GAGATTCAAGAATCGGtaagctttttttattttcaatcttcTAGAAATTCTATTGAGATCTGCAGCTTCTAATGATTAGGTTTTCGAAATGTTGATTTATGGATAAGCTGAACTGAATTAgtggaattttcattttattttttgctcaGATTGATAAGTTGCAGTCTACTTTTCGTCAATGGGAAAATAGTCCTGGTGATAGTGGAGAGCATATGCATCTCACGAAGGAGCTACTTGCCTCTTGCGAGAGCATTGAGTGGCAGGTAcatcaaattattgaatttttgtaGTTGaagcttaaacttgagttttaattatatagataCTATAAAGGTAATGTATGAAATTTGATGAGGATTGGCTTTTTTATTCAGCGTTTGAATTGAACTCTAAGGTGTTCTCTTGcagcaaaaagaaaataaatctaGTGTTTGAGTTTAAAAGTATTAAGTAATGTATATAAGGCACCTAATGAAATTTAATCTCAGTCTCAATCTAGTTGTCAAGAATTAGCTGAGTTTGAGTAGTAAAGCCTGGTGTGTGTGTGCGCACCCAAATTGTGACCCATCAGTGGGCTAACTTTCTAGTCTGATTTATATAATCTCACTGATCCTCTTTCTAGTGGACCTTCATTAAATTGAAGTTACTATTCTGGTTTAAAGTCGTCTTTTGGATGTATTCTTGATGCAACTTTATAGTGTGAATTGGGGTTCTGGTTTCTTATCTGCAACCACTGAAATCCTTCTTTCTTGATAGGAAGGTGGATGAATTGGACAAAGCCATTGCTGTTGCAAGTAGAGATCCATCTTGGTATGGCATTGATGAAGTGGAACTTGAAAAACGAAAGAGATGGACCAGCACTGCTCGTACTCAGGTGtccattaaataaatttattacacAAAAGGTTTTAGTAAATTTGTAAAGATGTgctaattaatatttcattgtAAAGATAGCTTAAAGAAATTTGTTTGCTACCATGGTCACTCTCAGTTCTATCTGAAGTTTTGGATAGTGTGCTGCATGATGAATCCTGGCTTTAATCTTTCAGTTATGGAACCCTAAAGGATTACCGTACTTCATTAGGTTGGCAATGTGAAGAAAACTGTCCTAGCTGGACAGGATCTGAATAGTTTTGGGACCACTAGTGCAAGTGCGATGCGCCGGGAACTAATGAGGATGCCTAATAATCATCAGGCAGACAGATCCAACCAGTATGCACCCCAGgataatgatgattttatccaaTCAGAGTCAGATAGACAAATGCTTCTCATAAAGTAAAGTCTTTTTAC
The genomic region above belongs to Mangifera indica cultivar Alphonso unplaced genomic scaffold, CATAS_Mindica_2.1 Un_0083, whole genome shotgun sequence and contains:
- the LOC123207497 gene encoding syntaxin-61-like; the encoded protein is MSSAQDPFYIVKEEIQESIDKLQSTFRQWENSPGDSGEHMHLTKELLASCESIEWQVDELDKAIAVASRDPSWYGIDEVELEKRKRWTSTARTQVGNVKKTVLAGQDLNSFGTTSASAMRRELMRMPNNHQADRSNQYAPQDNDDFIQSESDRQMLLIKQQDEELDELSASVERIGSVGLTIHDELLAQEKIIDELSTEMDGTSNRLDFVQKKVAMVMKKAGAKGQIMMICFLLALFIILFVLVFFT